The genomic DNA CAGACCTACCAGGTGGTAAAGCTGAACGAATTTGGCAAGCGTGTTCATGAAAGTATGGTGCAGGCCGTCAGTGCCTCCATGGGACAGAACCTGGCAACCTACCTGTACCAGTCCGAACAGATTCTTTCTGCTGTTGGTATCGAAGCCCAATTCAACAAGCAGGACCCGAGCAAACTAGACTACGCCATCGGCTTTTATGTGGAAGCCTTCCCCGAAATGGAAGAAAAGGACACCACCATCCTGGAACAGGTGGTGCTGAACCTGCCCAAGTTCGCCGACATGTACGCCACCCAGCAGAGCGGTGGCAAGACCATGCTGGACGAACTGCTCTACCAGTTCGAAGGTCCCTACGAAATCGAAGTCATCAAGGAATTCGGCGCCAAGGCATTCTGCCCCTGCAGCAAGGAACGCACCATCAGTTCCCTGGCAGCCCTGCCCATCAACGACTTGAAGGATCTTGAAAAGGAAGGCAAGGACCTGGAAATGATCTGCGACTTCTGCCGCACCAAGTACGTTGTAACCATCGACGACTTAAGAAATTTGATTAAGGAAAGAGAAGTTTAAAATGAAAAAAAATGAAAGATGAAGGATGAAGAATTTTAGATTTCGCGGCTCCGCCGCCTAGTTTCAATTTTTCACTTTTCATTTTTCATTGTTCACTAATTTTGAAGGATTTATATGTTTACTAAGCAATGTGTCGTGACTCTGGACCTGGAAGGCGTTCTCGCTCCTGAAATCTGGATTGCCGTAGCCGAAAAAACCGGCATCGAAGACCTGCGCCTCACCACCCGCGACATCCCCGACTACGATGTTTTGATGAAGGGCCGAATCAAGATCATGGAACGCGAAGGCCTCAAGCTTTCTACCATCCAGGACGTAATCCGCAACCTAGGTCTTCTGAAGGGCGCCCGCGAATTCATGGATACTCTTCGTGACGAAGCACAGGTGATCATTCTTTCTGACACCTTCCAGGAATTCGCCTACCCCATTATGCAGAACCTGGGCATGCCCACCATTTTCTGCCACAACCTGATTGTGGAAGACGACATGATCAAGGGTTACCACCTGCGTCTCAACGACCAGAAGACCAAGGTGGTCAAGTCCCTGCAGAATTTGAACTTCAAGGTTTTCGCAAGCGGCGACTCCTTCAATGACACAGGCATGCTGAAGCAGGCCGACAAGGGTTGCTTCTTCTGCGCTCCGGATTCCATCGTGGCACAGTTCCCCCAGC from Fibrobacter sp. includes the following:
- a CDS encoding Hsp33 family molecular chaperone HslO, which encodes MNLKDRIIRSTGKKAPFRLVLVDITNTMNEIGAKHGAQSYSLKLLAETAISSIFLSSSLKMKGTVSVTATFGGEISYAKADTSPLISRKEDEESYYFVRAMIPHDDLQAIKGDEPALIPQTYQVVKLNEFGKRVHESMVQAVSASMGQNLATYLYQSEQILSAVGIEAQFNKQDPSKLDYAIGFYVEAFPEMEEKDTTILEQVVLNLPKFADMYATQQSGGKTMLDELLYQFEGPYEIEVIKEFGAKAFCPCSKERTISSLAALPINDLKDLEKEGKDLEMICDFCRTKYVVTIDDLRNLIKEREV
- the thrH gene encoding bifunctional phosphoserine phosphatase/homoserine phosphotransferase ThrH; amino-acid sequence: MFTKQCVVTLDLEGVLAPEIWIAVAEKTGIEDLRLTTRDIPDYDVLMKGRIKIMEREGLKLSTIQDVIRNLGLLKGAREFMDTLRDEAQVIILSDTFQEFAYPIMQNLGMPTIFCHNLIVEDDMIKGYHLRLNDQKTKVVKSLQNLNFKVFASGDSFNDTGMLKQADKGCFFCAPDSIVAQFPQ